CGCTCTTCGATTTCCATGAGGTCGCGAGCCAGCGAAAAGATCGTCGATTCTTCTTCTTTGACGTGGTGCTTGACGTTTTCGGACAGGACTTGCACTTCAGCTTTGAACTGCTCATCGGGTTGGCGGCCGGACCGGAGCAGCGCTATGAGCCGTTTAATCAGGTCGTGTTCGGTGTAGGCTTCGAACACGTCAACGGTTTCTTCTGTCTCTTCGGCGCGCTTTTGCAACACCGGATAGAAGTATTTTTCCTCGATCGCTGCGTGGACGGTGAGCGCCTGTTCGATCTGGGTGGCGAGGTCGTGAAGCTTGTCGTCGTCGGGCTCGCATTTCATTGCTTGATCGAGCAACGCACCTACGGTTTCATGGTCCTTGTGCAACAGGGTCAGTACGTCCACAGAACTCCTCCAACAGATGTTAGCCTATTGCTTATTAACTGCCCAATAAGGCGGAGATTGAAACAATAGATCACAACACCGGGACGCCGCTTTTAGGCGGCGTCCCGGTTGTTCGGTTGGTTCGGCTATGCTACGCCGGTGGTTGCGGCGTTTGTATTGGTGGCGGGACTTGATTGCCAAGCTTCTTTCGCTGATTGACGGGCTGCTGTGGCCGCTTCGGTCGCAACGCCGACTCCGATGTCGGACAGCTCGCGAAGTGCCACTTCAGGAAGTGCCTGCCCGATCGCCATGACGCTTTGCGCGTAATCGGAGAGATGACGCTGCGCGAGCTTCGCGACCGTGGAGTTACCCAGCGCCACGGCCGTGGTTTGCAGTAGCGTATAACCGGCCGTACAGAGTGCGAGCGCGGTGTAATCGTCACGTAAACCCTTCGATACCTTGGTCTTGCGTATCATATCGATCGCGCCGGCGAAAAAGCCCTCGAACTGTGAAACGGCGCTCTTGACCGGGTCGGCCGCATTTCCACCGAGTTGGTTTAGCTCGGCTTCGAGCGCGCCGATGTGCCGTTTCGATTGGTCCAGTATCTGTTGCACGAGTGCGCCGCTCTGCGGATATTTTGAGAAATCATCGTCCTTGGCTTGGGTTTCGAACGGGATTCGTATGTGGCGCTCCAGCGCCAGCATGTCGCTAACGTATGCTTGAAGACTGCGTTGCTCGTCGCTCACTTTGCGTTTGGTCCTTTCAATGAAGCCTTCGGACTGTACCCAGCGGCCAGGCGCGCAAACGCGGTTGCTTGGCGATTGTGATGCGGGTTTGGCACCGTAGAGAATTCGGACTAGACTTAGTCCGGTCGTTAACATGGTAAAGACGATATCGGCCGCCGGCTATCGCTGCATCTTAGTATGACATAGCAGTCTTATGCACCGATCGCACCAACGATGTGAATCGTCTTCCGCAGATACATCGAACAGTGAAGCGAATGTGAACAACTATTCGTTGCTAACGTATGGATTAGCGGACTAAGCCTAGTCCGAATTCTTTAGGGTCCCAAAAGACGGAGCCGCCGGGAGCGGTGGCGCGGTAAGCGTTTTAATCTTTGGCCCCAGGGAGCGAACTTGCAGGACCGAACGGCTCCAGGAGACTTGCCGAAATGAGGCGACCGACATGCGTTCTTTTCCCTTTTTAGCTATACTATCCGTTCTCGCGTACGCTGGCTGCGCCGCGCAGATTGCACCGGCGACGTCGCCCGCTACCGCGGCACACCGCACGCACCTCGCCAGCAATATGCTCATTTTCGCTACCGATTCGGGAGAGCTACGGTACTGGCCGATCTCGCAGAAAGGCGGCCGGACCTCGTACTTATTGGCGAAGTTAGCAAATGTCAAAGGACCTAGCGCGATGTCCGCCAGTGGCGACACGATCGCAGTAGGGGTCGGAACGCCGTCGAGCATCGTTCTATACGATGCGGCGAGCGGCCAACAAACATCGCTACCGGAGCCGGGGTACGCACTCGATGTTAATTACGACGCCCAAGGCAACATTATCGTTTTGAACGTGATCGACAACCACCATCGTGATATTATCGTTTACGAACCGCCGCAATTCGCGCCGACGACGCTGTCGTCGTGCGCCTTCATCGATTACAATAGCTCGTATATTGCCGCCGACAACGAAGGCAATATTTACATCAATCAAAACATCCCCGAGAGCGCGACGGTCATCGAGATCCCCAAGGGGCCGAGCGGATATACCCCCGAGCTTTGCTCGAAGTTGCCAATTCGTGAGACCGGAAGTGCCGCAGGTCTGCTCGTCGACGCCAAGACCGACAACCTCGTGGTATTTCACGAGCCCGACTTATGCGCGGGCGGTAACGAGGCCGAAATGAACGTTTACGGCAAACCGTACGGGCGAGGAACG
This genomic window from Candidatus Tumulicola sp. contains:
- a CDS encoding hemerythrin domain-containing protein gives rise to the protein MDVLTLLHKDHETVGALLDQAMKCEPDDDKLHDLATQIEQALTVHAAIEEKYFYPVLQKRAEETEETVDVFEAYTEHDLIKRLIALLRSGRQPDEQFKAEVQVLSENVKHHVKEEESTIFSLARDLMEIEEREDLGAKMERAKQRMLNAQESSGPKPKKTTLKKAPASKARARKAPARKKATRGTSRR